The following is a genomic window from Doryrhamphus excisus isolate RoL2022-K1 chromosome 3, RoL_Dexc_1.0, whole genome shotgun sequence.
TGGCTTTGCACTTTACTTCTACTCGTACAGCGCATGGCGGGGGAGGGCCGTTTACATGGAGGACTTGTACGTCATGCCGGAATTCAGAGGTATCATCTGCCTCATCAATGTATACGAAGGAAGATACGCCGCcttgtgtttttatattcaaatgaatgtttttcagGGAAAGGTGTGGGTAAAGCGCTAATGAGCAAGGTAGCACAGGTGAGTGATGCCCTGGAGCGCATGCTACAATTAGCATCAGCATGTCAGATTAGCATTTAGGTTATATCGACTGTGTTGTCCAGTTAGCATTAGAACTATCTATGTCATCTGTGTTTAACGTCTTAGCATTAATACAGTTAGCATTAATGCTACGTGTCGGCTGTTTGCAGCTGGGCCTGGCTGCAGGCTGCACTCAGCTCAACTTCACCGTGCTGGAAACCAACCGGTCCTCGGTGGATTTTTACCTACGGCGAGGCTGCTCGGACGTGACGTCTGAGATGGGCTACCACTTCATGTCCTGCTGCGGGGACGCCATGCGGCAGCTGGCCCAGCCCTGACAGCTGACCCTTGACCTATGCAGGTGGAGACAATCCAACAGGGCCCTGATGTTTTAGATTTAGGACACCTTAAGCTTTGTGACACTTGACACTTATGCAACTGTAAGATATTTAATTATTCATGTAAACATTGTTTTTAAGTCTGTGATGAAAGCCATCAAATTATTAGGCAAACTTTGATTCATTTTGTACATAAATATGCTAAAACGAATCCAATGTAGGCCAATACAGTTTAAGCTATACATCCCATAGATAATTTTATTTCGCTTTTAAATCGCTGCTAACCAAGTTTACTTGTGGAAATTCATGTTTTCTTGGGTATTTATGTTAAGGGCAATGATATGGTAAACATGCACAAATGACTGCTGTCCCTTTAATTTATATGTCAAAACATGTCTTCCATATGAATACAAGGATGAGTTGTGATGCTTTTTGtctttacacacacactactactactactactactactactactactactattactactactactactactagggTTTCTGCTGGACAACCCAACTAGCAAACATGTAGCGCTAATGCTAACTGCACTACACATTaaacatacgtacatgtcaTGCTAGTTTAAAAACAGTGTTACAGGTGACAATACAAAGtgctattaaatattaaaaaatgttttcgtCACATTAGGCCCTTTGTCTTTCTATTCCATAAGCATAAGAACGTTTTCAGGAACACTTCGGTGTCATTCAAAGGTCAAGAGTGAGCAGTCTTACCTTACACGCTGCTGCCCTCATGTGGACACTTTAGGAACTGTCCAAGTCGTCGAcgctacatttttttcttcttccacttttttgaaGTTGATtgggggaagaagaagaaaaaaaaaagtgcagagaCACAAGAGGGGAGGACGAGGCTCTCAGCATCAGAACTCAGCTTGGGAGCCCCCCCCGGTCGGTGCTCGTGCGCGCAGCCCCCAAAGCAGGACGAGGACCGCAACAGACTAAAAGGATGCAACAGTTGCTGCAGGACCTCAGCAGGATGCCCCCCCAATTAGCGAGTACCGCTCTTCATTAACGAGCTGGAATGGATCCGAGGACTCGCCTGGGGGTGATCGGCGCACCGTGAGCATGCATCGCGTCGTGCACAGGAGGCGCAGGCTGCGGGCTCTGTGGGCTTCTCTGGCCCTGCTGGCTCTTTCCGTAGCCGCCTGCAGCGCGCTCTTCACGGCGTGGACCTGGCGCCAGACTCGGGACCTGTCCCAGTCATTCCACATCCTCCAGGACCGCCTGGAGCAGGTTTGGAGCAAGACTTTGTAACTAAGTGAATTGTCGTGCAAGTCGTTGGTGATGTGTGTGTTACGGGAATGTGTGCTTTTTAAAATCCGCATTTCAACCTGTCAACAAGTGTGGGCCGCCATGTCTCATTATTTTGgtgctgcttgttttttttcttctttttttttaatatcttttaCCGGAAAGCCTCCACTCGTGCATGCGCGGCGAGACGTGACAGCCAGTGACGTCACTGATGTtgtgcaaactttttttttttttttttgcagcccaAAGTAATCAATTGATAACGTAAAATACAAAGACTGTGTTGCAAATCGCACACATTTATAcatatagatttttttctcGTGCATAAGTGCACTGgcagtacccggatgttgcactcaaATGGTCAAAATGTTGAGTGTGCAGGGATGGACACTTAGGTCCTTTAACCAGTGGCTGAATATCACAATGCCTCACATATTCATAACTGCTTAAAGAGCAGAACACTCCCGTCACATAGACGATCTTTGTTTAGCATAACTCTAGCGCTATTGTTGGaatttaggactttattgtGTTAACCACTTAAGGCAGTAACAGTTATAAATAGAGATGTCCGATTTTTTTTTACGCTGATATTTTCCGATATCAGTCGATACCGATATATCAtgacatatgtgttgtataaagCATTTTTTATATCGTTTTTTATgaccaatatcacatttttatgccgaTATCGGGCCGTACATGCCTAGGTGTAAGACGCTGATGCAAATAATAATCAATGCAGACGTCCTCACCTCTAATATTGCGTAATATCAAgaggttgctatgatatgttgtgATGCGCAAACACTTTTCATTGGCATTTCCTCATTCCTGAGGATTTGTAGGTAGAACAGAAGTGGCGGTAAAGAGTGCATCATGTTGtaggcgacacacacacacacacacacacacacacacacacacacagacttggACACGTGGAGTGTTGCTGCTGGAACATTTCCCGCTGTGTCCACCGGAGCGCCAACTCCTGATGAGAGGCAGCCAGTGAGTGTCTGGAAAGCCAAGAGAGCCTCAGCTCTATTCTTTCTCCACAGTAGCGCTCCatttaatcacacacacacacaagcacgcacacacacacacacacccccctcGCGCCCCCCTGTCAAGCAACTAAAATGGCTTTCTTGGCTAGAAAGACGCTGGCTTGcaaaaagaataaaacaaaCGTGTGTCTGAACAGGTCAACAGGCAGAGGAAGGCCATTGTGCAGCTCATTATGGAGAAGAGAGAGCTGCTGGTTGGACAAAGAGTCAAGCGAGacggtaacacacacacacacacacacacacacacacatgccgcaGCTAAAAGTTGCCACAGGAAGAAGTAGGCAGCTGCATGGCTGTGGTAGAAATTACACGTCTGACCAGAGCCCAGAAAGCCATCTGGCTCAGGAAGGAGGTCTTGTTGCACGCTTTGGGGCCatcttgttgacttttttttttgttgcatgcaGCTATGATTTGTTGTGAAAAGCAGACATATTTGATGACCTATCATTGCCGTATTTATAGATTATTCACTTCTGTCCCAGAGTAAAACCGTCATTTATACGCCTTAGCTGTCTCTGCTGGAATACTGGAGCTCTATACGCCATTTGGAGGGGttgcatataaataaataaatattaaaaaaacaataactgtcatatattatatagtattgcAGCAACATAACATCACGCCTTGTTAAAatatcttcctgctggaaaatgttgagtgaattgattTGTGagaaagcgccctctgctggattcatatCTGCATGAATCATCAAACCACTTTTTTTGGAGGTTaccatctaaaaaaatatttactataTAGGGAATCGAACGCTGAACctctaaaaatacatttgaggaataatcttaatttttaattccaCTTAACTCAAAATTCACAGTTTGTGACTTCAAGCTGAATAACTGGATTGAAGCCACCATGCTAAACACAAACAAGCCACATTGATGCTACCTGCTAACTTGCTACATTTAGCCTGCAGAATTTAAGGCGACATGAACACAGAGATTCCAGTTCCACCAGtgtggtatttaaaaaaaatctctgtccacataaaaaaaaaacacattcatactAAATAATTCAAATTGTATAACTTTATCGTTCATTTACTCAGAgtccaaaaacagcaacatgaaTGGTTTCCATTCTAACTATCACTAATTACTTAATTACGCATGTTCTATTATTAAACAAGGTATTTCTAAAAAAGGTTGCACGTTTCttctgacacaaaaaaaaaatattattacaaaacattaaaattatgCCATGTCATAATACTTGTGTTCTAGTAGAAATAGCGTCTCCCCGCGGCTAGCCACACATTGGAGATGCTAAACtaatatttccatttccatGTACGATGGAACCTGTTTGTTTCGACACCCTTCGGACTGGCTGACTGACATCGACATTAATAATTATGGACATATCCAAAATCATTAGTAGCCATAGCTTGCATGTTTACTTATGACTTTGGCCAAAGACATGAGGAGAATGGTAGATAATTGACAATTTTCTCAGTTTGAACATATTTCAACGACAATAAAATAATCTATAAAGCTATGAAATCGATTCAAAACATAAATGGGATAATTATTACACAGGTTCAAAATTCATTGTTGACAAAAGCGGTCAACATGTATGTCGATGTCAACTTAAGCGTGCGCATTTTAGTAACAGGAAGAACCAACTTAACTCTATTTTCTAGCGCTAATGTTGCCGTGAGTTGAAAGAGGTGCCGAGTCAGCGACATTTTTTACATCCTCGGTGTCCATAAAAGCCTTGGACTTGGACAATAAGAGCCGCTGTCTGCCACCTCATCTCTCTTGTCTGGTCTTCGGTTTACATTTAGATGCTTTTGTCTGCTTTACTCCATCCTTTTGAAACGGCGAGCAGCTGGCACGGAGATTAAtatatacacgcacacacgtgaAAGGAAGTCTGCTGCGTGTGTTAAGGGCAGCAAATGAGTGCAGTGTTATTAGACAGATACAGATGTGGACCACAGgcgtgttttctttctttctttctttctcaaaCTTCTGTCTCACTGCCCGCCTTGCCTGAAGGGGGGACGCTGCGCGGGAAGAATGGAAACGGGAAGAAAGCGGCGTCTCATTTCGAGAGTAAGTGTCCTGGCAGATGTGTCACGTTAGCGTCTGCAGAAAAGCTTTTCAAATTGACTTCTCCTTTGCTTCCTTGACAGTCACTAAAGTCTCCTCTCAGCAAGGTAAGATGTTGCACCTCGAGATGCTATGAGATGCGTGATGCCTTCAGAGCGGCTTTGTTTTTGTGGCGTCAGTGGGCGAAGGAGGCGTGATAAAAGGCTGGGAGGAAAGAGTGCTGAATATGAGCAAAGCAGTGAGGTACAACAAGGAGGAGGGCACGTTCACTGTGGAGAAAGCAGGAgtctacttcctgttctgtcagGTATGACATGATGATCCATACCGTCCTTCAATGTGAAGATCATTCCGCCAGAATTGCCAAAATTGTTTTTGGGATATGATTCCAGTCTGAAGTTTAAGACCTTGTGTTCTGTTGTGGTCAGGTTCTGTTCAATGAGCAGGAGTCTCAGTACGTCAAGCTGGACGTGGTGACCAGCGGTGGGAGACCTCAGAAGTTGCAATGCATGGAAGGTTACGGCACCACCCCCTCGGCCGGACCGCACCCCTCCCATTTCCTGAAGCCGTGCCAGGTATCAGGCCTCCTGCGTTTGGACAAAGGCACGGAGCTCCACGCCATGACAGGTCCGTCCTTCCGACTGCACACGGTGGGCAACCCGTCAGCTTCTCCTCACGTCTTCAGCATCTTCAAAGTCAACTGAGACGAGACGGACGCTAGCTTGCGGGCGACGTTCGTTTGCTTTTCCACAGAGGAGAATTCCCGGTGGCGTGGTGGTTGTGGCATGGCATCCTCCCGCCGCCTCTTCCCGAAGACGCTCATTTGAAAGACAAACCTGACATTTGTGGAAGTTGTTGTGGACTCTGGAACGCGCTCGTGTTTTGGAAAGGCCGCGCACAGACGCTGGGACTGCAAGCGAGCGCTCCGGCCGAGGGAACAGATGGGATGGAAGCTGCTCTTCCTGGGGATTTCTATCTTCGCCGTATCCTGTCATAAatcgttcttcttcttcttcatgcagCCAACAGACAAGCTGTGCTTGTACCTTCATACATgacaagaacatttttttttaacaccacatCTCTTTCTATTTGTTACCTTTTGTCGTATTTTATCCATCACAGCGTGAAGAAGCAACAATGACCGACGACCAATACCACTTTTACCTAATCACTCTATTTAGCATCATTTAGCCACACTAGGGATGTGTTATGCAATGCAGCACAACGGGCcacaataaaatggaaaaagtcaataaaaatatagaattttGGGAATCGAATCACATGGCAACGCTTGCATGtagaaaatgaccaaaaaaggCTCGCAACATTCCAGCGCCTTCTGCCAACATTAAGCCTGTAGCGACACAGCAGCCTCGTATGCTTGATGCTAAACAATGACTCAGCATTCTGCACTTTCCCAATGTCAAAAGCTGGCAACGCTAATCGACAAAAACAGACGTCTACACAATGCAAGCATCTAATGAAAGTGGCACATCTCGTGTAATATCGTGTCTCTCTTCTTGcacaaaacaaacgctgttATTTCGAGCTGTGGTTTTGTGTACTCCCACTCTTGTTTATAAGTAGTTTTTGTGGTTTGTGGCCCTCAGCACTTTAACTGCAGCAGACCGAGTGCTTTTATGAACCAGCGTCCAATGGAACACACTTTGATTTCCTCATCGGACACACAGAATGCATATTTCCCCCATCAGCACTGattggacaacacacacacacacacacagatagacACACACTAAAGCAGCATTTTCGCTTCCTCAAGCTGAAGTACACAaaacattgacacacacacacacttcctggctCTAATTCCTATTTTTATAAATGTCAAAGTTTATACAACACACTTTTTGAAACTGTTTTTGATGCcaaataaacattttgtttttttttgaaagactGGTTGGGTACCTTTTGTGctttaaagatgctaaaattcattcattttctaccgcttttcctcaagagggtcgcggggggtgctggtgcaggggtacaccctggactggtcgccagccaatcacagggcacatatagacaaacaaccattcacactcacattcatacctatggacaatttggagtcgccgattaacctagcatgtttttttggaatgtgggaggaaaccggagtacccggagaaaacccacgtatgcacggggagaacatgcaaactccacacatagggtggaattgaaccctggtctcctagatgtgaggtctgcgcgctaaccattcgaccgccgtgccacaaaaccaatccattcattcattcattttctaccgcttttcctcacgagggtcacaggggtgctggagcctatcccagctgtctttgggcaagaggcggggtacaccctggactggtcgccagccaatcacagggcacatatagacaaacaaccattcacactcacattcatacctatggacaatttggagtcaccaattaacctagcatgtttttttggaatgtgggaggaaaccggagtacccggagaaaacccacgcatgcacagggagaacatgcaaactccacacagagatgaacgaggatggaattgaaccctggtctcctggctatgaggtctgcgcgctaattactcgaccgccgtgccgccctgtagggttttttctaaaaaattcattcattcattttctaccgctttttcctcacgagagttacaggtggtgctggagcctatcccagctgtcttgccaatcacagggcacatatagacaaacaaccattcacactcacattcatacctatggacaatttggagtcgccgattaacctagcatgtttttggaatgtgggagggagaaaacccacgcatgcacagggagaacatataaactccacacagagggtagaattgaaccctggtctcctagctgtgaggtctgcgcgctaaccactcgaccaccgtgccacaaAAACAATCCAATGTAAGGAAATATATGTTAGCGATATGAACAAAACATCCTCATTTTGGATTTGTGTTTTAGGcgacaaagcaaattagtgtaatattgAAGGTattactatgtactatgtactatgtactatggcTTCACAAAGCAAAATACTGAAGAATGtgaaggaaaaagcataaacggaaatgttttttttgtatttattccatttgtctttttaaaggCTCGACAAGTGCTTGTTTCTTTTCCTCAATTTTCCTTTTATTGCCCCTGAAGAGCATCAAATCAAAAATATCATGGACGCCTCGGTGAACTTTTGAAGCACGAAGACGAGAACGAACGGGCCAGAAATGTCAATGAAAAGCTGGACGGAAGAGTccatttattttgtgtggagttttaaAGGGGCCTGATGTCAACTCCAGAAAGTTCCACCAGGAATCCTGAAGACTGATTTTTATGTAACCACTTAAGTTTTCCACTTCAGATCACATTCCTGTTCCTATATAAACGACTTCAttatccatcacccatccatcaattttcttccATTTATCCAGGGTCAAGTCGTCTCAGGTGGGAACCCTAGACTTTCCGATCTCTGTATAATCCCTCCAACCTATCCGAGGTCTAGGTTGTGTCCCCACACAATACCTCACCAAGGAGGTGTCTGAAAGGCTTCCGGACCGGATGCCAGAGCCTACTTAACTGATGGATCGCTCCAGGATTAACAAGATCCGTTCAGCCACCCTGCGAAGGGAACTGGTTGGATCCAAGATCTTGTTCTTTCAGtcacccaaaaaacaaaacttatgATCATCGGTGAGGGTAGAAACCTGAACCAGTACAACGACGGCATTAGTCCAGATCCAGCCTTCCCTCCCAAGACACCAAAGATTTACTCCAAAGAACCACGGCCTCAGATTTGGAGGTGGTTGGAGTCTCATCTCAACTCAAAGTACCATTGCAACGGTGTAGTGCTGGTCCAGTTTTCCACAAccagaacaaaaaaacacattgcgCTTCCTGTAGCCAAAGTTCCACTAACAGTCGTAACCTGAAATAGATTACTCCTTCATGGTCACCACAACTACGTTTTCCTGATTTGGGGAACGCCACAAAACGCAACACCAAACAGTCATATGTCTAATTGTGTCCCACAATTTGTTTTTATCATGgatagttaaatttttttttttttaaatgaactttACGATCATTCCCTTTGTCGACATTTGAACGAGTTTCATTTCATTGGGTTTtattacaaacaaacaaagaaaatgtaaatacttTCATTGGCGACCAAcatgtggacatttttttttaaaaaacaacaacaaaataagaaaGCAAAAGTGGataagtgctttttttttgggggggggggtggaagtgTGGGGGGTTGTGTTGCAAATATTTGTACGGAAATGATtttctggcctttttttttctattttcaacATAAAATGAGTCAAATTGAAAGGTTGACATCAGCTTGTGAATGAAGTTTATAAATTTTGTTGACTTTATTAATTAAGGCGTctttttattcttcttttgaATGATGCAGCGtataaaagtcattttataGAACCATTCCTGTTGCTAAAAGTTGATATTTAGTGTTACATACCTCCTatcacttatatatatatatatatatatatatatatatttatagtaatatgtgtgtgtgtgtgtgtaggtaggAGAATTCTACTTCTGAAGTTAAATATCAAACTTCTTCGTTTTCTCTTAAGTGAACTAACGACAATGCGTTCATTGATTCCTCAttagaacataaaaataataataatttggtagAAGCTCTTCACACGAAAGAACAAAAGTACgcaaacaaaaatattacaaaactttgttggaaaaaaaaaccaaacaagaaAATTGGATGGCGGCAAATACTCCATGCCGTCACGTGATCAGTTAGCGAGGTGCACTTTATGTGAGTGTTTGGGGAAAAGCGCTGGGAAGGAAGTATTGTTGATGATGGAGGCATGCTGGGACATAAGGGGGGGTGAATTTCATTGGACATGCAAGCAGAAGGTGGGGTCAAAGATTGTGTAGAGAGGTCAGAAGCTCATTGAGGAGTATCATGGTTTGAGGCAGACAAGCACAGGAAGAGaattgcgtgtgcgtgtgtgcgtgcgtggacAGTAAGTCTGCGGGAGTGTGtctggaggtgtgtgtgtgtgtgtgtgtggcgactACAATCACAAGCAGGTCAGTAAGTCACTGTCATCTGTTATTCTTAAcactgtatgtgttcatgtgtgtgtgtgtgtgtttaacctAGTCATCAATACAGATGACCTCGCCGCTGCGTTGCTCCCGTCGCAGCTCACCTCCTTCCCGCTCTTTCTTTACAGACATGGGGGGCCCGTTGAGCACTGCAAGGGTGGAGGAAGGAGAACAAAGTGAGTTTCGTTGAAGAATATCCATGCATGTCTTGTTGGAGTACAGTTAAAAGATCCCTGATTTTTATGGTAGGTTTATTGtaacaaagaaaaagtaaaaaaaaaccatacatgaAATAAAGTTAATTAGTGTTTGATTGaaggaaataagtatttgaccCTTGACCAACCAGCAAACATTCTGAGTAAGTAAGTCCTGTCTCTTTAAGAAAGCATCCCTAATTCAACTCATTATGTGCATCAAAGACACTTGTCCCAGAAACAGTCTCTTCCATTCAAACCTCCCAAGAGACCTCTCAACAAGACCAAAGAGAtcgtagacctgcacaagactggaatggactacaagaccatcagaGAAAGAGACCATTATTGGTGTAATC
Proteins encoded in this region:
- the LOC131125030 gene encoding thialysine N-epsilon-acetyltransferase-like isoform X2 codes for the protein MDFSIRAANVDDCKDVARMNMELAEYEKVTEQVTITQRDLEQDGFSKNPFFHCVIAEVPQQHKSHTKIGFALYFYSYSAWRGRAVYMEDLYVMPEFRGKGVGKALMSKVAQLGLAAGCTQLNFTVLETNRSSVDFYLRRGCSDVTSEMGYHFMSCCGDAMRQLAQP
- the LOC131125030 gene encoding diamine acetyltransferase 1-like isoform X1, whose amino-acid sequence is MDFSIRAANVDDCKDVARMNMELAEYEKVTEQVTITQRDLEQDGFSKNPFFHCVIAEVPQQHKSKDGHTKIGFALYFYSYSAWRGRAVYMEDLYVMPEFRGKGVGKALMSKVAQLGLAAGCTQLNFTVLETNRSSVDFYLRRGCSDVTSEMGYHFMSCCGDAMRQLAQP
- the tnfsf12 gene encoding tumor necrosis factor ligand superfamily member 12 — translated: MHRVVHRRRRLRALWASLALLALSVAACSALFTAWTWRQTRDLSQSFHILQDRLEQVNRQRKAIVQLIMEKRELLVGQRVKRDGGTLRGKNGNGKKAASHFEITKVSSQQVGEGGVIKGWEERVLNMSKAVRYNKEEGTFTVEKAGVYFLFCQVLFNEQESQYVKLDVVTSGGRPQKLQCMEGYGTTPSAGPHPSHFLKPCQVSGLLRLDKGTELHAMTGPSFRLHTVGNPSASPHVFSIFKVN